CAGTATTGGGTGCAGGCGAATGGGTGAGCGCATGGACGGCCGGTCCGACAACGAATTTCCGATAGCGCCGCCGGCGCCCCGCAAGGGGCGCGGTGCGGTCGACAACCTCCAGGGGCGATACGAAACGGCGCTGCGCGAAGCGGTCGACGACGGCTGGACGCACGAATCGGACGATGCCGATCTACCCGCTCCACTGCGCACGCAGGTGTTCGAGGAGCGTGCGAAGAGCATCCTGACGCACAACCAGTCGCCGGACATACCGTTCAGCGTGTCGCTCAATCCGTATCGCGGTTGCGAGCATGGCTGCATTTACTGTTTTGCGCGGCCGACCCACAGTTATCTCGGTCTGTCCCCGGGCCTCGATTTCGAGAGCCGCATCTATGCGAAGGTCAACGCGGCCGAATTGCTCGAGCGCGAGATTTCGCGCAAGCGCTACGTGCCGGAGCCGATCGCGCTCGGCGTCAACACCGACGCATACCAGCCGGTCGAGCGCGATCTGCGCATCACGCGCAGCGTGATCCAGGTGATGCACGATCACGGGCTGCCGTTCGCCGCGATCACAAAATCATCGCTGATCGAGCGCGACCTGGACCTGCTGGCTCCGATGGCCGAGCGCGGCCAGGTGATGGCCGCGGTCACGATCACGACGCTCGATGCCGATCTCGCGCGCACGCTCGAGCCACGCGCGGCGACGCCGGCGCGCCGGCTGCGCACGATCCGCGCATTGCGCGACGCGGGCGTGCCGGTGGGCGTCAGCATTGCGCCGATCATCCCGTTCGTCACCGAGCCGGACATGGAGCGCGTGCTGGAAGCCTGTGCGGAAGCCGGCGCGACACACGCGAGTTACATCATCCTGCGGCTGCCGTGGGAGGTCGCGCCGCTGTTCAAGAACTGGCTTGCCGTGCATTTCCCCGATCGCGCGGAGCGCGTGATGAACCGCGTGCGCGACATGCGCGGCGGGAAGGACTACGACTCGGATTTCTCGAAGCGGATGAAGGGCGAGGGAATCTGGGCCGACCTGTTGCGGCAGCGGTTCCGTCAGGCCGTCAAGCGGCTCGGGCTGAACGAGCGCGCGAACGGCATTCTGGATCTCTCGCAGTTTCGCGGTGCGCCGCAGACTGGGGCGGCAGCGCAGCGCGTGGCGGCGGGCGCGAACGGCGCGAAGTCGCGTGACGACGTTCAGCTGAGTTTGTTCTGATCTGGCCGACGTATGTCGGCACTTACTGCGAGATTTGCTTCGCCGCTTCGACTTGCGATTCGAAGTACGTCTGGAACGACAGCGCGAGTGCGGTCATCAGCAGGAACGCGCCGATCAGCAGCGAGAAGATCACGATGAAGATCACCGTCCAGCCTGACCGGCTGTGCTTGCCGGTGTCAGCATTGAATTGCGCGTCCCATTTCTCGTCGGGGCGCAGGCCGTAGACGAGCGCGGCGAGGAACGCGGCGAGAAGCGAGATCGCACCCGGCACGGCGAGCCACCAGCCGAGGCTGGCACTGCGCTGGGTGGCGGCGAGCAGCAGGAACCCCGGGATCCCGACGATCGTCGCGAGCAGGTGCGCCCAGCCGTACACGTCGCGAAAGCCGTACAGGTAGAAGCGGTGCGCACCGAGCGAACCGATGAGGAATGCGAGGGCTGCGGTGAGCGTCTTGGAGCGGAAGCGGCGGGGCGATGCGGTGCTGCTGGACATGGATGGCGGCGGATTGTCGTTGGCATGGGTGGCCGGCAGGCCGGCGCGGGGCGCTCGGCCCGGCTCGCATTCTACGATGCTCGGTCGGGCCCGGTCACCCCTTGCCTGCGTCAAGGTGCCGCATAGGTGATGCGGTAGATGGTGCCTGCGTAGTCGTCGCTGACGAGCAGCGAGCCGTCCGGTAGCGGCAGTACGTCGGCCGGGCGCCCCCACACGGTGCCGTCCGCGCGCAGCCAGCCCGTGATGAACGGGGTCTGGCTTGCGTGGCTGCCGTCGGCCGACACGACCACGCGCATCACGCGGTAGCCGACCTTCGTGCTGCGATTCCACGAACCGTGCTCGGCAATGAAGATGTTGTTGCGATATGACGCCGGAAACATCGGCCCCGTATAGAAGCGCATGCCGAGTGCCGCGACGTGCGCGCCGAGTTTCAGCACGGGCGGCGCGTAGCGGCGGCACACGTCGGTGCTCCCGAATTCAGGGTCGGGCGTGTCGCCGCCGTGGCAGTATGGAAAGCCGAAATCGAGGCCGGCGCGCGGCGCACGGTTCAGCTTGTCGTCGGGCGTGTCGTCGCCCATCAGGTCGCGCCCGTTGTCGGTGAACCACAGCTCGCGCGAATCGGGATGCCAGGCGAAGCCGACGGTATTGCGCACGCCGCGGGCAAACACTTCTCGGCCGCTGCCGTCCGCGTTCATGCGTGCGATGATTGCGTATCGACCGCGATCGGCTAGGCACACGTTGCACGGTGCGCCGGTCGGCACGTAGAGCTTGCCGTCGGGGCCGAATGCGATGAATTTCCAGCCGTGGTTGTGATCGGTCGGTAGCGCGTCCGTCACGACTGCTGGCGCCGGAGGCTTGGCAAGCCGGTCGTCGATGTGGTCGAGCCGCAGAATGCGCGACACGGCAGAGATATAGAGTGCTCCATCGCGATACGCGACGCCGACGGGCATGTCGAGCCCCGATGCGATCACGTGGCGGGCCGTGATCCGGCCCCCCTGCATCACAAATGCATGCACGCGGCCTTCCCGCGAGCCGACATATAGGATTCCGCGCGGCGACCATGCCATTTCGCGGGCGGTCGGCACGGCGTCGGTCAGCACGTCGACGTGGAAGCCAGGTGGCACGACGAGTTTGTCCACCGGCGGCGCGGCGCGGGCCGCGGTGGCTGCAAGACAGGTGACGAAGGCGGTCAGCAGGCCCGCGAGGCGGCGCGGCGCGCGGCGCACCGGGGTGACGCGGAATAGCGGCATGGCGGCGGTGAGCGTCGTGGATACGGCGATTGTATGCCCGGCCCGCAGCGCGTCCGTGGAATTTTTGCGCGTAAGTGTTTGTTGTGGCTTTGGTTTCCGGCTATAATCGCACGTTTCAGTAGTTTCGAACCCGGTTTTCCCGAAGGATTTCATATGGTTATCATCCGTCTGGCTCGCGGCGGCTCGAAGAAGCGCCCGTTCTACAACATCGTTGCTACCGATTCGCGCAACCGTCGTGACGGCCGCTTCATCGAGCGCGTCGGCTTCTACAACCCGGTCGCTACGAAGGGCGAATCGCTGCGTATCGCTCAGGACCGCCTGACGTACTGGCAAGGCGTTGGCGCGCAACTGTCGCCGACCGTCCAGCGTCTCGTGAAGGAAGCGCAAAAGGCGCAACCGGCTGCCTAACATGGCGCGGTGTGCCGGTCGTGCCGGCTGCAAGGAGCATTAATGTCCGGTCACGATTCCGGTAACGCAAGGCGCGGGCGAGCGTCGTTTGGCGCATTCGTCCGCAAGCCGGTCGAACGCGACACAGTCGCGAGCGCTGGTGTGGCTGCCGAGCAGGGCAGTCTCGAAGCGGCGCAGGCCTGGCCCGATGATGCTGTCGAGGTCGGGGCGGTAGTCGACGCCTACGGCCTGAAAGGCTGGGTCAAGGTGGCGACGCATGCCGACGCCGGTCGCGGCGGCGATGCACTGCTCAAGGCGCGCCGCTGGTGGCTGGAACGGGGTGGGGAGCGGTTGTCCGCCCGCATCCTGCAGTCGAAGACGCACGGCGACACCGTCGTTGCGCACACCGCGGGTGTCAGCGACCGCGATGCCGCACTTGCTTTGCGCGGTTTTCGCGTGTTCGTGCGCCGGGAAGATTTCCCGGCATTGGCCGCGGACGAATTCTATTGGGTCGACCTGATCGGCCTCGAGGTGGTCAACGAGCAATCGGTGGCGCTCGGGACGGTGAGCGGGATGATCGACAACGGCGTGCATTCGATCATGCGCGTCGAGTATCCGGCAGTCGGCAAGGACGGTCGGCCGACCACCGACGAACGGCTGATTCCGTTCGTCGGCGTCTACGTCAAAACGGTGGATCAGGCGGCACGTCGCATCGTCGTCGACTGGGAAGCCGATTACTAATGAACCAGGTTACGGAGAGCGCGGTGCAGTTCGACGTCGTCACGCTCTTTCCCGAAATGTTCCGCGCGCTGACCGACTGGGGAATCACCAGCCGGGCCGTGAAGCAGGGGCGCTTCGGGTTGCGTACCTGGAATCCGCGTGATTTCACGACGGACAACTACCGTACGGTCGACGATCGTCCGTACGGCGGCGGTCCGGGCATGGTGATGCTGGCCAGGCCGCTCGAGGCCGCGATCGGTGCTGCGAAGGCAGCGCAGGCGGAGCAGGGCGTCGCGAGCACGCGTGTGGTGATGATGTCGCCGCAAGGCGCGCCGTTCACGCACGAACGCGCGGTGCGGATGGCGCAGGAACCCGGCGTCATCGTGCTGTGCGGTCGCTACGAGGCGATCGATCAGCGTCTGCTCGACCGTTGCGTCGACGAGGAAATCAGCCTCGGCGATTTCGTTCTGTCCGGTGGCGAACTGCCGGCGATGGCGATGATGGATGCCGTCGTGCGCCTGCTGCCAGGGGTGCTGAACGATGCGCAGTCGGCCGTGCAGGACAGCTTCGCCGACGGGCTGCTCGATTGTCCGCATTACACGCGCCCCGAGGAGTACGAGGGGATGCGCGTGCCGGACGTGCTGCTCGGCGGCCATCATGCCGAGATCGAGCGGTGGCGGCGCCAGGAAGCATTGAGAAATACGTTGCGGAAGCGACCGGACCTGATTGTCCGGGCGCGCCGCGAGAAGTTGTTGAGCCGTGCCGACGAGGCGTGGCTCGCGAACCTCGCACGCGAAGCGAAGAACGCCTCCTGAGGCGGTGTCGCGGGCGGGAAATGGCGGTGCCGTGCATGCGTGCGCGGTGCCTGATGTGAATCCATCCTCTATCGGGGCCAGGCCTGGAAGCAGGCGGGTGCAAACGCCGACAAGATGGCTTTAGGAGTCAGTGATGAATCTGATTGCAAAACTTGAGCAGGAAGAGATCGAGCGCGCGCTCGCCGGCAAGACGATCCCCGAATTCGCCCCGGGCGACACGGTGATCGTGAACGTGAACGTGGTTGAAGGTAACCGCAAGCGCGTTCAGGCGTACGAAGGCGTCGTGATCGCGATTCGCAACCGTGGCCTGAACTCGAACTTCATCGTCCGCAAGATCTCGTCGGGCGAAGGCGTCGAGCGTACGTTCCAGACCTACTCGCCGCTGCTGGCGAGCATCGTCGTGAAGCGTCGCGGTGATGTGCGTCGTGCGAAGCTGTACTACCTGCGCGAGCGTTCGGGCAAGTCGGCTCGAATCAAGGAAAAGCTGGTGTCGAAGGATCGCGCCGCAGCAGCTTCCCAAGAGTAAGAGCTGTAAGGAAAAAGCACCCTCCCGGGTGCTTTTTTCATTCTGGCGCGACAATATGCTCGATACGTCACGAACTCGAGACCGCCATTGAATCGCCGCCCCATCATTGATCCCGAAGTATTGCCGGTCGAAGGCACCGGCGCCGGCCTGCCGTCCATCGAATCCCGCCTGATGACGCCGCCCGGGCTGCGCGAGCGTTTCGCGCGCACGCTCGAATGGAGCGTCGAGCCCGCGGAGGTGCGGCTGCAGGAGGGCGTCGACCCGCGCAGCGCCGCTGTCCTCATCCCGCTCGTCGTTCGCGAGAGCGGCCTTACCGTGCTACTGACGCAGCGCGCCGATCACTTGAACGACCATGCCGGGCAGATCAGCTTCCCCGGTGGACGTCGCGAGCCGTTCGATCGCGATGCGACGGCGACCGCGCTGCGAGAGGCGAAGGAAGAAATCGGACTGGCCGCCGAGCCGGTGGAGGTTCTCGGCGCGCTGCCCGACTACCTGACGGGGACCGGCTTCTGCGTGACGCCCGTCGTGGGGCTTGTGCATCCGCCGTTCACCGTGCAGGCCGACACGTTTGAAGTTGCCGAGATTTTCGAGGTGCCGCTCGCGTTCCTGATGAGTCCGGCGAACCATCAGGTGCGCGTGTTCCGCTGGGAAGGCGGCGAGCGTCGTTTTTTTGCGATGCCTTATCCGAACGGCGAATCGGCCGGGCATTACTTCATCTGGGGCGCAACTGCCGGCATGTTGCGCAATTTGTACCGCTTCTTGGCAGCCGGATAGCATCCCACCTGAACCTGCGTACGCGGCCGGCTGCCGGCCCGTCGCGTCGGCAGCCATGCGCCGCTTACGCTGTGCTATCGTTATGCAAAAAATGACATAACTCCGAAGACGGCGCCACGCATGACTTTCTTTTCGGTTCTCCTCGCCCTCATCATCGAACAGGTCCGCGCGTTGTCGCCGAACAATCCGGTGTTCGCGCTGTTCCAGTTTCACTCGGAAACCGTCGCGCATGGCCTCGACGCCGGCAAGCAAAAGCACGGCGTGCTCGCATGGCTCGCAGTCGTGCTGCCGTGGGTATTGGTCGTCGCGGTGATCTATTTCCTGCTGTTCAAGGTGAGCTTCGTGCTCGCGTTCATCTGGAACGTCGTCGTCGTGTATTTCACGCTCGGCTTCCGTCAGTTCAGCCACTACTTCACCGATATCCATCTCGCGCTCAACAACGACGACGTGCCGCGCGCGCGTGAAATCCTGCACGAGTGGACGGGCGTCGACACGGTCGACATGCCGGTCGGCGAAATCGTCCGTCATACGCTGATTCATGCAGTCGTTGC
The sequence above is a segment of the Burkholderia diffusa genome. Coding sequences within it:
- a CDS encoding PA0069 family radical SAM protein — translated: MGERMDGRSDNEFPIAPPAPRKGRGAVDNLQGRYETALREAVDDGWTHESDDADLPAPLRTQVFEERAKSILTHNQSPDIPFSVSLNPYRGCEHGCIYCFARPTHSYLGLSPGLDFESRIYAKVNAAELLEREISRKRYVPEPIALGVNTDAYQPVERDLRITRSVIQVMHDHGLPFAAITKSSLIERDLDLLAPMAERGQVMAAVTITTLDADLARTLEPRAATPARRLRTIRALRDAGVPVGVSIAPIIPFVTEPDMERVLEACAEAGATHASYIILRLPWEVAPLFKNWLAVHFPDRAERVMNRVRDMRGGKDYDSDFSKRMKGEGIWADLLRQRFRQAVKRLGLNERANGILDLSQFRGAPQTGAAAQRVAAGANGAKSRDDVQLSLF
- the rplS gene encoding 50S ribosomal protein L19; the encoded protein is MNLIAKLEQEEIERALAGKTIPEFAPGDTVIVNVNVVEGNRKRVQAYEGVVIAIRNRGLNSNFIVRKISSGEGVERTFQTYSPLLASIVVKRRGDVRRAKLYYLRERSGKSARIKEKLVSKDRAAAASQE
- a CDS encoding NINE protein — its product is MSSSTASPRRFRSKTLTAALAFLIGSLGAHRFYLYGFRDVYGWAHLLATIVGIPGFLLLAATQRSASLGWWLAVPGAISLLAAFLAALVYGLRPDEKWDAQFNADTGKHSRSGWTVIFIVIFSLLIGAFLLMTALALSFQTYFESQVEAAKQISQ
- the rimM gene encoding ribosome maturation factor RimM (Essential for efficient processing of 16S rRNA); its protein translation is MSGHDSGNARRGRASFGAFVRKPVERDTVASAGVAAEQGSLEAAQAWPDDAVEVGAVVDAYGLKGWVKVATHADAGRGGDALLKARRWWLERGGERLSARILQSKTHGDTVVAHTAGVSDRDAALALRGFRVFVRREDFPALAADEFYWVDLIGLEVVNEQSVALGTVSGMIDNGVHSIMRVEYPAVGKDGRPTTDERLIPFVGVYVKTVDQAARRIVVDWEADY
- the trmD gene encoding tRNA (guanosine(37)-N1)-methyltransferase TrmD, yielding MNQVTESAVQFDVVTLFPEMFRALTDWGITSRAVKQGRFGLRTWNPRDFTTDNYRTVDDRPYGGGPGMVMLARPLEAAIGAAKAAQAEQGVASTRVVMMSPQGAPFTHERAVRMAQEPGVIVLCGRYEAIDQRLLDRCVDEEISLGDFVLSGGELPAMAMMDAVVRLLPGVLNDAQSAVQDSFADGLLDCPHYTRPEEYEGMRVPDVLLGGHHAEIERWRRQEALRNTLRKRPDLIVRARREKLLSRADEAWLANLAREAKNAS
- a CDS encoding CoA pyrophosphatase, which gives rise to MNRRPIIDPEVLPVEGTGAGLPSIESRLMTPPGLRERFARTLEWSVEPAEVRLQEGVDPRSAAVLIPLVVRESGLTVLLTQRADHLNDHAGQISFPGGRREPFDRDATATALREAKEEIGLAAEPVEVLGALPDYLTGTGFCVTPVVGLVHPPFTVQADTFEVAEIFEVPLAFLMSPANHQVRVFRWEGGERRFFAMPYPNGESAGHYFIWGATAGMLRNLYRFLAAG
- the rpsP gene encoding 30S ribosomal protein S16, coding for MVIIRLARGGSKKRPFYNIVATDSRNRRDGRFIERVGFYNPVATKGESLRIAQDRLTYWQGVGAQLSPTVQRLVKEAQKAQPAA
- a CDS encoding PQQ-dependent sugar dehydrogenase, producing the protein MPLFRVTPVRRAPRRLAGLLTAFVTCLAATAARAAPPVDKLVVPPGFHVDVLTDAVPTAREMAWSPRGILYVGSREGRVHAFVMQGGRITARHVIASGLDMPVGVAYRDGALYISAVSRILRLDHIDDRLAKPPAPAVVTDALPTDHNHGWKFIAFGPDGKLYVPTGAPCNVCLADRGRYAIIARMNADGSGREVFARGVRNTVGFAWHPDSRELWFTDNGRDLMGDDTPDDKLNRAPRAGLDFGFPYCHGGDTPDPEFGSTDVCRRYAPPVLKLGAHVAALGMRFYTGPMFPASYRNNIFIAEHGSWNRSTKVGYRVMRVVVSADGSHASQTPFITGWLRADGTVWGRPADVLPLPDGSLLVSDDYAGTIYRITYAAP